The sequence below is a genomic window from Citricoccus muralis.
TTGATACGGCCATGAATCTACGAATGCAACGCGAACGACTGAGGAACGGATCATGACCCAGGCAGGCAACGATAAATCCATCCGCATCGCCCGCGCCGCACTGACCCAGGTGATTGAACCAGCTGATACTTATGGTTCGGTTCTGGTAGACCGCTGGGGACCGGCGAGAACCCTCGATGTCATTCTCAGAAATGATCATCCCTTAGGAGCGGAGTGGCAGTCATTGGGGGAACATGCAGGAAAATTCCGGGATGCCCTCGGCAGATGGCAACGGAAGAAATCGTACGTCAATCCGGAACGAGCCCTGGATCGAATCACCTCGATGGGTGGCGGACTACTCATCCCAGAAGACCCAGAATGGCCCGTAGCACTCGATGATTTAGGACCCCAGAAACCATTGGGGCTCTGGTGGATCGGTCGGCCTGAGGTTCCGTCGTCGACAAAGACCATTGCCATCGTGGGAAGCCGGGAAGCGACGAACTACGGCACCCACGCGACGCAACGCTTTGTGCGATGGCTGGCCGCCCATCACTTCTGTGTGGCCTCCGGCGGCGCCTATGGAATCGATGCGGCAGCCCACCGCGCCGCACTAGACCATGGCACAGGAGAATATATGCCAACGCTTGCTGTGCTCGCCGGCGGCCTGGATCAGTTCTATCCCGCGGGTAATCATCGTCTTTTGGAACAGATTGCTGAGCGCGGCACCGTGTTGTCCGAACTGCCACCGGGATTCAGGCCGAACCGCTATCGCTTTCTCCACCGGAATCGACTCCTGGCGTCCTTGTCGACGGCAACGCTGGTCGTTGAAGCTCGCTGGCGCTCCGGTGCGCAAAATACGGCCGGTCATGCACTGGAATTAGGGAGGGAAGTGGGTGCGGTGCCCGGTCCTGTCGATTCGGCTTCGTCAACGGGCTGCCACCGTCTCTTGCGAGAGACTCCGGCGCAATTGATCGCTGATGAGAGCGACTTAGCCGACCTGGTGGGTTGGGACGAGGATCTTCCAGTTGCTGTGGAACTGCACGGGTCCGACGAGTC
It includes:
- the dprA gene encoding DNA-processing protein DprA produces the protein MTQAGNDKSIRIARAALTQVIEPADTYGSVLVDRWGPARTLDVILRNDHPLGAEWQSLGEHAGKFRDALGRWQRKKSYVNPERALDRITSMGGGLLIPEDPEWPVALDDLGPQKPLGLWWIGRPEVPSSTKTIAIVGSREATNYGTHATQRFVRWLAAHHFCVASGGAYGIDAAAHRAALDHGTGEYMPTLAVLAGGLDQFYPAGNHRLLEQIAERGTVLSELPPGFRPNRYRFLHRNRLLASLSTATLVVEARWRSGAQNTAGHALELGREVGAVPGPVDSASSTGCHRLLRETPAQLIADESDLADLVGWDEDLPVAVELHGSDESGSVLDGLSDQARMIFEALPVRSGTTIDKLCSITGSSAGEVMRQLVRLQRAGRSEKVASGWRKIVA